Proteins encoded together in one Balearica regulorum gibbericeps isolate bBalReg1 chromosome 3, bBalReg1.pri, whole genome shotgun sequence window:
- the CEBPZOS gene encoding protein CEBPZOS, with translation MRMREPHVQKRCADRKRRERTAHVQPLPAVTEGRCASAAAMARRVVTGLLLLEAAGLLGALLLYRAMDRSQDFRYKMQKRFPSILEVYYKSNEWSGIHGIRENDQMAWLSSKN, from the exons ATGCGCATGCGCGAACCGCATGTGCAGAAAAGGTGCGCAGACCGCAAGCGGCGCGAGCGCACCGCGCATGTGCAGCCGTTACCGGCAGTAACGGAAGGGCGCTGTGCCTCGGCAGCGGCGATGGCGCGGCGCGTCGTGacggggctgctcctgctggagGCGGCGGGGCTGCTCGGCGCCCTCCTGCTCTACCGCGCCATGGACCGCAGCCaag ATTTCAGatataaaatgcagaagaggTTTCCATCAATTCTGGAAG tGTATTACAAATCCAATGAGTGGTCTGGAATTCACGGCATAAGGGAGAATGACCAAATGGCATGGTTAAGCAGCAAGAACTGA
- the SULT6B1 gene encoding sulfotransferase 6B1 isoform X1: MAEDKKAFVDEINKALAKSEGLTLKDLLFSYGGTLYPVTVCSAETFQALEKLEARRDDMVLVSYPKCGVNWLIQILSDLIFTTIQSKPVSTELPFIECGDPDKYQRMKQIPSPRILATHLNYDCLPKSIFKNKAKILVLFRNPKDTAVSFFHFHNNVPSVPSYSSWDEFFSEFMNGKVGWGSYFDHAVTWNKHIEDENIMIITYEDLNENLTASVKQIAEFFGFSLTAEQIQSIADRATFQAVKDKAQETHGAVGSTLFRKGVVGDWKNLFTEAQNQEMDAKFKVCLEGTKLGAKLKYDVYCKA, translated from the exons ATGGCTGAGGATAAAAAAGCCTTTGTTGATGAGATAAATAAAGCCTTGGCAAAGTCTGAAGGGCTTACCTTGAAGGATCTGCTGTTCTCCTATGGGGGGACCCTGTATCCTGTCACAGTGTGCAGTGCGGAAACGTTCCAAGCCCTGGAGAAGCTGGAAGCCAGAAGAGATGATATGGTGCTGGTGTCCTACCCCAAATGTG GTGTGAACTGGCTTATCCAGATTTTAAGTGATTTGATATTTACAACTATCCAGAGTAAACCTGTAAGCACAGAACTACCATTTATTGAATGTGGAGATCCAGATAAATATCAG aGGATGAAACAGATTCCATCTCCGAGGATTTTGGCAACACATCTGAATTATGATTGCCTTCCCAAGTCTATTTTCAAGAACAAAGCCAAg ATACTAGTACTGTTTCGAAACCCTAAAGATacagctgtttcatttttccatttccacaACAATGTGCCAAGCGTCCCCAGTTACAGCTCCTGGGATGAGTTCTTCTCGGAGTTCATGAATgggaaag TTGGCTGGGGATCCTATTTTGATCATGCAGTCACCTGGAACAAACACATTGAGGATGAGAATATTATGATCATAACATATGAAGACCTGAATGAG AACCTGACTGCCAGTGTAAAGCAGATAGCTGAATTCTTTGGATTCTCCCTAACGGCAGAGCAGATCCAGTCCATTGCAGACAGGGCCACTTTCCAGGCAGTGAAAGACAAGGCTCAGGAGACTCATGGTGCTGTTGGCTCAACTCTTTTCCGCAAAG GTGTTGTTGGAGactggaaaaatcttttcactGAAGCTCAGAACCAGGAAATGGATGCCAAATTCAAAGTGTGCTTAGAAGGAACTAAGCTGGGAGCGAAATTAAAATATGATGTCTACTGCAAGGCCTGA
- the SULT6B1 gene encoding sulfotransferase 6B1 isoform X2: MQYGGGFAATSLSKGVNWLIQILSDLIFTTIQSKPVSTELPFIECGDPDKYQRMKQIPSPRILATHLNYDCLPKSIFKNKAKILVLFRNPKDTAVSFFHFHNNVPSVPSYSSWDEFFSEFMNGKVGWGSYFDHAVTWNKHIEDENIMIITYEDLNENLTASVKQIAEFFGFSLTAEQIQSIADRATFQAVKDKAQETHGAVGSTLFRKGVVGDWKNLFTEAQNQEMDAKFKVCLEGTKLGAKLKYDVYCKA, from the exons ATGCAGTATGGGGGAGGCTTTGCTGCAACATCCCTCTCAAAGG GTGTGAACTGGCTTATCCAGATTTTAAGTGATTTGATATTTACAACTATCCAGAGTAAACCTGTAAGCACAGAACTACCATTTATTGAATGTGGAGATCCAGATAAATATCAG aGGATGAAACAGATTCCATCTCCGAGGATTTTGGCAACACATCTGAATTATGATTGCCTTCCCAAGTCTATTTTCAAGAACAAAGCCAAg ATACTAGTACTGTTTCGAAACCCTAAAGATacagctgtttcatttttccatttccacaACAATGTGCCAAGCGTCCCCAGTTACAGCTCCTGGGATGAGTTCTTCTCGGAGTTCATGAATgggaaag TTGGCTGGGGATCCTATTTTGATCATGCAGTCACCTGGAACAAACACATTGAGGATGAGAATATTATGATCATAACATATGAAGACCTGAATGAG AACCTGACTGCCAGTGTAAAGCAGATAGCTGAATTCTTTGGATTCTCCCTAACGGCAGAGCAGATCCAGTCCATTGCAGACAGGGCCACTTTCCAGGCAGTGAAAGACAAGGCTCAGGAGACTCATGGTGCTGTTGGCTCAACTCTTTTCCGCAAAG GTGTTGTTGGAGactggaaaaatcttttcactGAAGCTCAGAACCAGGAAATGGATGCCAAATTCAAAGTGTGCTTAGAAGGAACTAAGCTGGGAGCGAAATTAAAATATGATGTCTACTGCAAGGCCTGA